A single Brevundimonas sp. M20 DNA region contains:
- a CDS encoding PAS domain S-box protein translates to MAQPGRPGQAVLTGVICAAVGLALRLALQPIYGSVTGLTVMLPAVLIAALWAGQIAGYTTIVLGILGATLISRQFEGLLVGTAELLTVTVCTFVVVAVFGTVLAASLRTTLRNLDDTVRRLRASDNRVGETTQELRAMVEQASAGIARVGLEGQIISANARFAEILGLKPEQAIGITTRDVTHPDDVEVTRRALEAARRGSEGRIEKRYIRPDGTVVWALTSLRALTNPDGDLIGFIAVVVDITAAKAAEAALRESESRFRLMADTAPSPVWMTNADAEVEFVNTALVDFYGQPHEKLLGSVWRRALHPDDVAEVEGVMEVARPEHRPYGFEARFKRFDDSWRWMRVAVNPRFDADGAFLGYVGMSFDITDTRVAIDALEAQERRQTFLLSLTDRLRDLTSPDDIMVEVERSLGAELGADRVGYGEVDQARGLVSMSRDWTAGVVSAQGQFRLADLGADLIRDLAEGRVIQISDVRADSRTRDALEVFERLGTRALMRAPVIRGGRLQAFLYVHNAEVRHWADAEIDLLQEVAGRTWTEIERARAEGAVRESEERFRAIADTAPVLIWVTGRDRTREFVNQAYVAYTGGSYEDARLADWREVIHVDDHERILQESLAGEATRQPFSMEARYLRHDGEYRWLKSFSRPRLDAHGEVIGFVGVAFDVTDIREAQARLQESETRFRTVADSAPAQMWMTDETGGVVFANKRYRTFFDVQRDDDLQQNWQAVMTANGLEAFHADFLSALEQRDRFESVLEVEHPQMGRRWLRCEGIPRFDGQGRFQGYVGATIDVTEARRAEDDLKRINELLEERVSEALAEKAKAEADLMHAQRMEAVGRLTGGVAHDFNNLLTVVIGALDMMLRSPDDAARQKKLGEAALAAARRGEGLTHQLLAFSRRQALRPQALDLNALIRESDPLLRRAVGEAVEFRLKLRRGGARVNVDPSQFEAALLNLVVNARDAVGDKGRITVQTQIVSVHAGEVHELPAGDYVCVSVSDNGAGIDPEVLSRVFEPFFTTKAVGKGTGLGLSQVYGFARQSGGGVRVASTVGRGTEFRLYLPPLDRAEGIGSAARAVSPYPQVGARRILLVEDDPGVAAIALDLLTAMGMEVIAADTAPRALEMLRVESFDLMLSDVVMPGGMTGIELARVCATEWPDMRIVLTSGYAGDDVDEALSNAPWPFLRKPYSGEQLAEILGQVPAGAD, encoded by the coding sequence TTGGCCCAGCCCGGGCGGCCCGGGCAGGCGGTGCTGACGGGCGTCATTTGCGCGGCAGTGGGTCTTGCCCTGCGCCTCGCCCTTCAACCGATCTACGGCAGCGTCACCGGCCTGACGGTCATGCTGCCCGCCGTCCTGATCGCCGCGCTCTGGGCCGGCCAGATCGCCGGCTATACGACCATTGTCCTGGGCATCCTCGGGGCGACCCTGATCAGCCGGCAGTTCGAGGGGCTTCTGGTCGGCACCGCGGAATTGCTGACCGTCACGGTCTGCACCTTCGTCGTGGTCGCGGTGTTCGGAACGGTCCTGGCCGCTTCGCTGCGCACCACCCTGCGGAATCTTGACGACACCGTCCGGCGGCTGAGAGCCTCCGACAACCGCGTCGGCGAGACGACGCAGGAACTGCGCGCCATGGTCGAACAGGCCTCCGCCGGGATCGCCCGCGTCGGTCTGGAAGGCCAGATCATCAGCGCCAACGCCCGATTCGCGGAGATTCTCGGGCTCAAGCCTGAACAGGCCATCGGCATAACCACCCGCGACGTCACCCATCCGGACGATGTCGAAGTGACCCGCCGCGCGCTGGAAGCCGCCCGGCGCGGGAGCGAGGGCCGGATCGAGAAGCGTTACATCCGCCCGGACGGGACCGTGGTCTGGGCCCTGACCAGCTTGCGCGCGCTCACCAACCCCGATGGCGACCTGATCGGCTTCATCGCCGTGGTCGTGGACATCACCGCCGCCAAGGCCGCCGAGGCGGCCCTGCGTGAGAGCGAGAGCCGCTTCCGCCTGATGGCGGACACCGCGCCCTCCCCGGTCTGGATGACCAACGCCGACGCCGAGGTCGAATTCGTCAACACCGCGCTGGTCGATTTCTACGGTCAGCCACACGAAAAGCTGCTGGGGTCCGTCTGGCGCCGGGCCCTGCATCCGGACGATGTGGCCGAGGTCGAGGGGGTCATGGAGGTCGCCCGGCCGGAACACCGCCCCTATGGCTTCGAGGCCCGCTTCAAACGCTTCGACGACAGCTGGCGCTGGATGCGGGTGGCCGTGAATCCCCGTTTCGATGCGGACGGCGCCTTCCTCGGCTACGTCGGCATGTCGTTCGACATCACCGACACCCGCGTGGCCATCGACGCGCTCGAGGCGCAGGAGCGGCGGCAGACCTTCCTGCTGTCCCTCACCGACCGCCTGCGCGACCTGACCTCGCCGGACGATATCATGGTCGAGGTCGAACGCTCCCTCGGCGCCGAACTCGGCGCTGATCGTGTCGGCTACGGCGAGGTCGATCAGGCGCGTGGCCTTGTCTCCATGAGTCGAGACTGGACCGCCGGCGTGGTCAGCGCCCAGGGCCAGTTCCGCCTCGCCGACCTCGGCGCCGACCTGATCCGGGATCTGGCCGAAGGACGTGTGATCCAGATCTCCGACGTGCGCGCCGACAGTCGCACCCGCGATGCGCTGGAGGTCTTTGAACGGCTGGGGACCCGCGCCCTGATGCGCGCGCCCGTCATCCGTGGCGGGCGCCTGCAGGCGTTCCTGTATGTCCACAACGCTGAGGTCAGACACTGGGCCGACGCCGAGATCGACCTGCTGCAGGAAGTCGCCGGCCGCACATGGACCGAGATCGAGCGCGCTCGCGCTGAGGGGGCGGTCCGGGAAAGCGAGGAACGCTTCCGCGCCATCGCCGACACCGCGCCCGTGCTGATCTGGGTCACAGGCCGCGACCGGACCCGCGAGTTCGTCAATCAGGCCTATGTCGCCTACACCGGCGGTTCCTACGAGGATGCCCGCCTCGCCGACTGGCGGGAGGTCATCCACGTGGACGATCACGAGCGGATTCTTCAGGAATCCCTTGCTGGCGAAGCCACCCGCCAGCCGTTTTCCATGGAGGCCCGTTACCTGCGCCACGACGGCGAATATCGCTGGCTCAAATCCTTCTCCCGCCCCCGGCTGGATGCGCATGGCGAAGTCATCGGCTTCGTCGGCGTGGCCTTCGACGTCACCGATATTCGCGAGGCGCAGGCGCGCCTTCAGGAGTCCGAGACCCGCTTCCGCACGGTCGCCGACAGCGCGCCGGCCCAGATGTGGATGACTGACGAGACTGGCGGGGTGGTGTTCGCCAACAAGCGCTACCGCACCTTCTTCGACGTTCAGCGCGACGATGATCTGCAGCAAAACTGGCAGGCCGTCATGACCGCAAATGGACTGGAAGCCTTCCACGCCGACTTCCTTTCGGCGCTGGAACAGCGGGACAGGTTCGAGAGCGTTCTGGAGGTCGAGCATCCGCAGATGGGCCGCCGTTGGCTGCGTTGCGAGGGCATTCCCCGTTTCGACGGCCAAGGCCGCTTCCAGGGCTACGTCGGCGCCACCATCGACGTCACCGAAGCCCGGCGGGCCGAGGATGACCTGAAGCGCATCAACGAACTGCTGGAAGAACGCGTCAGCGAAGCGCTCGCGGAAAAGGCCAAGGCCGAAGCCGACCTGATGCATGCCCAGCGCATGGAGGCGGTGGGACGGCTGACCGGCGGCGTCGCGCACGACTTCAACAATCTGCTGACCGTGGTCATCGGGGCGCTGGACATGATGCTGCGTTCACCGGACGACGCCGCCCGCCAGAAGAAGCTGGGCGAGGCCGCGCTGGCCGCCGCCCGTCGCGGCGAGGGCCTGACGCACCAGCTGCTGGCCTTCTCCCGCCGCCAGGCGCTGCGCCCACAGGCCCTGGATCTGAACGCCCTGATCCGCGAGAGCGACCCCCTGCTGCGCCGCGCGGTCGGCGAAGCGGTGGAGTTCAGGCTGAAACTGCGTCGTGGCGGCGCCCGGGTGAATGTCGATCCGTCCCAGTTCGAGGCGGCCTTGCTGAACCTTGTGGTCAACGCGCGCGACGCCGTGGGCGACAAGGGCCGGATCACCGTCCAGACCCAGATCGTCTCGGTGCACGCCGGCGAAGTGCACGAGCTACCCGCCGGCGACTATGTCTGCGTATCGGTGTCCGACAACGGCGCCGGTATTGACCCGGAGGTGCTCAGCCGGGTCTTCGAGCCCTTCTTCACAACCAAGGCCGTCGGCAAGGGGACCGGTCTGGGCCTCAGCCAGGTCTATGGCTTCGCCCGTCAATCCGGCGGCGGCGTGCGGGTGGCGTCCACGGTCGGACGGGGGACGGAGTTCCGTCTGTATCTTCCACCGCTGGATCGCGCCGAGGGCATCGGTTCCGCGGCCCGTGCGGTCTCGCCCTATCCGCAGGTCGGTGCGCGTCGCATTCTGCTGGTTGAGGATGATCCCGGCGTCGCGGCCATCGCCCTGGACCTGCTCACAGCCATGGGCATGGAAGTTATCGCCGCCGATACGGCGCCGCGGGCCCTGGAAATGTTGAGGGTCGAATCGTTCGACCTGATGCTGAGCGACGTGGTCATGCCCGGCGGCATGACGGGCATCGAGCTGGCGCGCGTCTGCGCCACCGAATGGCCGGACATGCGGATTGTCCTGACCTCCGGCTATGCCGGCGATGATGTCGATGAGGCCTTGTCGAACGCCCCCTGGCCGTTCCTGCGAAAGCCCTACTCAGGCGAACAGCTGGCCGAAATTCTGGGACAGGTTCCCGCCGGAGCGGATTGA
- a CDS encoding response regulator: MTARILIIEDEALVAMELRFVLEDLGHEVIGTAADARSARDLVRETDVDLALVDIHLSDGPTGVELGRELAQEMGVTVLFMTANPGMVRNGVAGTIGVLSKPAEERAVQKAVDYALRRRVGESVDQAPVELQLFG, translated from the coding sequence ATGACCGCCCGTATCCTCATTATCGAAGACGAAGCCCTCGTCGCCATGGAACTCCGCTTCGTGCTGGAAGATCTGGGACATGAGGTGATCGGTACCGCGGCGGATGCCCGATCCGCTCGTGATCTGGTGCGCGAGACCGATGTCGATCTGGCGCTGGTCGATATTCACCTGTCCGACGGTCCCACCGGCGTCGAACTGGGGCGCGAGCTGGCGCAGGAGATGGGGGTTACGGTCCTGTTCATGACCGCCAACCCCGGCATGGTGCGGAACGGGGTTGCCGGGACCATAGGTGTTCTGTCGAAGCCGGCGGAAGAGCGGGCGGTCCAGAAGGCCGTCGATTACGCCCTGCGTCGGCGCGTGGGTGAATCCGTCGACCAAGCGCCTGTAGAACTGCAACTGTTCGGGTAG
- the trxB gene encoding thioredoxin-disulfide reductase — MSTLRTVRVAIIGSGPAGWTAAIYAARALLNPVVIAGLQPGGQLTITTDVENYPGFADVIQGPWLMEQMQKQAEHVGTEVIHDIVVKADLSQRPFRLTLDSGTEMLAETVIISTGAQAKWLGLESEAKYQGFGVSACATCDGFFYRDKDVIVVGGGNTAVEEALFLTNFARKVTVVHRRDEFRAEKILQDRLFAHPKVEVVWNNAIDEILGETNSFGGVNVTGARLKNVETGETREITADGVFIAIGHAPSSELFAGQLETKQGGYLVVKPGTAATAIEGVWAAGDVTDDIYRQAVTAAGMGCMAALEAVRFLAEEDHAKAHHPISHKEAEKIGVW; from the coding sequence ATGAGCACTCTTCGTACTGTCCGTGTCGCCATCATCGGGTCCGGCCCCGCCGGCTGGACCGCCGCCATCTATGCGGCGCGCGCCCTGTTGAACCCGGTTGTCATCGCGGGGCTTCAGCCCGGCGGTCAGCTGACCATCACCACCGACGTCGAGAACTATCCCGGCTTCGCGGATGTGATTCAGGGCCCGTGGCTGATGGAGCAGATGCAGAAGCAGGCCGAGCACGTCGGGACCGAGGTCATCCACGACATCGTGGTCAAGGCTGACCTGTCGCAGCGTCCGTTCCGCCTGACGCTGGACTCGGGGACGGAAATGCTGGCCGAGACGGTCATCATCTCGACCGGCGCACAGGCCAAGTGGCTGGGTCTGGAGAGCGAGGCCAAATATCAAGGCTTCGGCGTTTCCGCCTGCGCCACCTGCGACGGCTTCTTCTATCGCGACAAGGACGTGATCGTGGTCGGCGGCGGCAACACCGCCGTCGAGGAGGCGCTGTTCCTGACCAACTTCGCCCGCAAGGTCACGGTGGTGCACCGCCGCGACGAGTTCCGGGCCGAGAAAATCCTGCAGGATCGCCTGTTCGCCCACCCGAAGGTCGAGGTTGTGTGGAACAACGCCATCGATGAAATCCTGGGTGAGACCAACAGCTTCGGCGGCGTGAACGTCACCGGCGCGCGCCTGAAGAATGTCGAGACGGGCGAGACCCGCGAGATCACCGCTGACGGCGTATTCATCGCCATCGGCCACGCCCCCTCGTCGGAGCTGTTCGCCGGACAGCTGGAGACGAAGCAGGGCGGCTACCTGGTTGTGAAGCCCGGCACCGCCGCCACCGCCATCGAGGGCGTCTGGGCCGCGGGCGATGTCACCGACGACATCTACCGTCAGGCCGTCACCGCGGCGGGCATGGGTTGTATGGCCGCGCTGGAAGCCGTCCGCTTCCTCGCCGAGGAAGACCACGCCAAGGCCCACCATCCGATCTCGCACAAGGAAGCGGAGAAGATCGGGGTCTGGTGA
- a CDS encoding cell wall hydrolase encodes MLTRTTLIAMMTRARRLLAAAPLSLAVIGVAMAASSTPRPEIDQRIEAVRRLTNGDLSDKGLAAIAARMTPSQLALAERMDPSMRRAALYGLTPGWENLTLTGKPTLDFGEAGLDALRLNAATPAVSGQLRAARPFVFRPATAEDRRRAQRCLTQAIYYEAALEPTEGQEAVAQVILNRVRDPNYANTVCGVVFEGAERVTGCQFSFTCDGALSQAPVAWAWERARKVADRALAGHVSARVGTATHYHADYVHPWWAPTLNKLTQIGAHIFYRWKGVYGEPSAFRQAYSGREPLIDEARFSRPRIQIPDVVTPAEADAALTLAAANGRDATRTVEINGQTRVVGVVSLGGRRQASSAEIAAINQKLAAFEAPAAAAPAPVAPGVTPMAVEEVGRPGS; translated from the coding sequence ATGCTGACCAGAACGACCCTGATCGCTATGATGACACGAGCGCGTCGGCTGCTGGCCGCCGCGCCCTTGTCGTTGGCGGTCATCGGTGTCGCGATGGCGGCCTCGTCAACGCCCCGGCCCGAGATCGACCAACGGATCGAGGCCGTGCGGCGACTGACCAACGGTGATCTGTCCGACAAGGGGCTGGCCGCCATCGCGGCGCGCATGACGCCGTCGCAATTGGCGCTGGCCGAACGGATGGACCCGTCCATGCGGCGGGCCGCCCTGTATGGCCTGACACCCGGTTGGGAAAATCTGACCCTGACCGGCAAGCCGACGCTGGATTTCGGCGAAGCCGGACTGGACGCCTTGCGCCTGAACGCGGCCACGCCTGCCGTGTCCGGCCAGTTGCGCGCCGCCCGCCCATTCGTTTTCCGCCCGGCCACCGCCGAGGATCGTCGTCGCGCGCAGCGGTGTCTGACGCAGGCCATCTACTACGAGGCGGCGCTGGAGCCGACCGAAGGGCAGGAGGCGGTGGCGCAGGTCATCCTGAACCGCGTGCGCGATCCCAACTACGCCAACACCGTCTGTGGCGTGGTGTTCGAGGGCGCCGAGCGGGTCACGGGGTGCCAGTTCAGCTTCACCTGTGACGGGGCGCTGTCGCAGGCGCCGGTCGCCTGGGCCTGGGAACGGGCGCGCAAGGTGGCGGATCGCGCTCTGGCCGGTCACGTCTCCGCGCGGGTCGGCACCGCGACCCACTATCACGCCGACTACGTCCACCCGTGGTGGGCGCCGACGTTGAACAAGCTGACCCAGATCGGGGCGCACATCTTCTATCGCTGGAAGGGCGTGTACGGCGAACCCTCCGCCTTCCGTCAGGCCTACTCCGGCCGTGAGCCTTTGATTGACGAGGCCCGCTTCTCACGCCCCCGTATCCAGATCCCGGACGTCGTCACACCTGCCGAGGCTGACGCGGCCCTGACCCTCGCCGCGGCCAACGGGCGCGATGCGACCCGTACCGTCGAGATCAACGGCCAGACCCGTGTCGTGGGTGTGGTCTCGCTGGGCGGACGCCGTCAGGCCTCGTCGGCGGAAATCGCCGCGATCAACCAGAAGCTGGCGGCTTTCGAGGCTCCCGCCGCCGCAGCCCCCGCCCCGGTCGCGCCGGGTGTGACGCCGATGGCGGTCGAGGAAGTCGGCCGCCCCGGTTCCTGA
- a CDS encoding Dps family protein — protein MTVTIDTGLSSAERNGVAEELTKVLADSFAVYLKTHGYHWNVRGPEFFSFHNLLEQQYRDIWAALDEIAERIRALGVLAPQSFSGFGNLTSIKDGDPEKDAIPMLKELLADHDTLIATARKAFEVADEAGDEASADLLTQRLAAHEKFAWMLRSTLGGR, from the coding sequence ATGACCGTGACCATCGACACCGGCCTGAGCTCCGCCGAACGCAATGGCGTCGCCGAGGAACTGACCAAGGTTCTGGCTGACAGCTTCGCGGTCTATCTGAAGACCCACGGCTATCACTGGAACGTGCGTGGACCGGAGTTCTTCAGCTTCCACAACCTGCTGGAGCAGCAATATCGCGACATCTGGGCCGCGCTCGACGAAATCGCGGAACGCATTCGCGCCCTGGGCGTGCTGGCCCCGCAGAGCTTCTCGGGCTTCGGCAACCTGACCTCGATCAAGGACGGTGATCCCGAGAAGGACGCCATCCCGATGCTCAAGGAACTGCTGGCCGATCACGACACCCTGATCGCCACCGCCCGCAAGGCGTTTGAGGTGGCGGACGAAGCCGGCGACGAGGCCTCGGCTGACCTTCTGACCCAGCGTCTGGCGGCGCACGAGAAGTTCGCGTGGATGCTGCGTTCGACCCTCGGCGGGCGGTAA
- a CDS encoding sensor histidine kinase: protein MRDSNTETTGATAERERLAVLRAYGVLQTAPEGDFDELVTLSARICGTPIALISLVGEDEQWFKARVGLDDDSTPRDWSFCEHAMRGAEVMVVPDATLDPRFADNPLVTGAPNIRFYAGAPLVGRDGHPLGALCVIDSKPRPEGLTDLQAYTLTVLAHQVMAQMELRRTHSARIEVADQLAESEARFRAIADSMPQMVWSTLPDGFHDYYNARWYEFTGMPDGSTDGEGWSDMFHPEDQTRAWDRWRHSLATGEPYEIEYRLRHRSGVYRWTLGRAMPIRNEAGEIVRWFGTCTDIDDLKRMEQSKELLSQELSHRIKNIFAVVSALIALSARKFPEAKPFASVVRTRINALARAHEFVRPHTENSRPLVGSMTLHAFLTDLFKAYAGPEGGARVRVSGDDATFDDQAATSVALLFHELATNAAKYGALSADSGYVELETRNHGDRFILGWSEFGGPRVTGAPERTGFGTSLATLSVEGQLGGRLERNWAPEGLRVVADLPATALSRRRAALGV from the coding sequence GTGCGCGACAGCAATACAGAAACCACCGGCGCCACAGCGGAGCGGGAACGACTGGCCGTCCTCCGGGCGTATGGCGTTCTGCAGACGGCGCCCGAGGGGGATTTCGACGAGCTGGTGACGCTGTCCGCGCGGATTTGCGGGACGCCCATCGCCCTGATCAGCCTGGTTGGCGAAGACGAGCAATGGTTCAAGGCGCGGGTCGGTCTGGATGACGATTCCACGCCCCGGGACTGGTCATTCTGCGAGCACGCCATGCGTGGGGCGGAGGTGATGGTGGTGCCGGACGCCACGCTGGACCCCCGCTTCGCAGACAACCCTCTGGTGACCGGGGCGCCGAATATCCGTTTCTACGCCGGTGCGCCGCTGGTCGGACGTGACGGGCATCCGCTGGGCGCGCTTTGCGTGATCGACAGCAAGCCCAGACCAGAAGGACTGACGGACCTTCAGGCCTATACCCTGACCGTGCTGGCGCATCAGGTGATGGCCCAGATGGAACTGCGCCGCACGCACTCGGCGCGGATCGAGGTCGCGGACCAGTTGGCCGAGAGCGAGGCCCGTTTTCGCGCCATCGCCGACTCGATGCCCCAGATGGTCTGGTCGACCCTGCCGGACGGCTTCCACGACTATTACAACGCCCGTTGGTACGAGTTCACCGGCATGCCGGACGGATCGACGGACGGTGAGGGCTGGAGCGACATGTTCCACCCGGAGGATCAGACCAGGGCCTGGGATCGCTGGCGACACTCGCTGGCGACCGGCGAGCCCTATGAGATCGAGTACCGTCTGCGCCACCGCTCCGGCGTCTATCGCTGGACCTTGGGCCGGGCCATGCCGATCCGGAACGAGGCGGGCGAGATTGTCCGCTGGTTCGGCACCTGCACCGACATTGATGACCTGAAGCGGATGGAGCAGTCCAAGGAGCTGCTGAGCCAGGAACTGAGCCACCGGATCAAGAACATCTTCGCGGTGGTGTCAGCCCTGATCGCCCTGTCCGCCCGCAAATTCCCGGAGGCGAAGCCGTTCGCGAGCGTTGTGCGAACCCGGATCAACGCCCTGGCGCGCGCCCACGAATTTGTCAGGCCGCACACCGAAAACTCGCGTCCTCTGGTCGGGTCCATGACCCTGCACGCCTTCCTGACCGACCTGTTCAAGGCCTATGCGGGACCGGAAGGAGGGGCGCGGGTGAGGGTGTCCGGCGACGACGCCACCTTTGACGATCAGGCCGCGACCTCGGTGGCCCTGCTGTTCCACGAACTCGCGACCAATGCCGCCAAGTACGGCGCCTTGTCCGCCGACAGCGGCTATGTGGAGCTGGAAACCCGCAATCACGGGGACCGCTTCATTCTGGGATGGAGCGAGTTCGGCGGACCGAGGGTGACCGGCGCCCCGGAACGGACAGGCTTCGGCACCTCGCTGGCCACCCTTTCCGTGGAGGGACAGTTGGGCGGGCGTCTGGAACGGAATTGGGCGCCCGAGGGTTTGCGGGTGGTCGCGGATTTGCCCGCAACCGCCCTGTCCCGCCGTCGCGCGGCGCTGGGTGTCTGA
- a CDS encoding cell wall hydrolase: MFGALVGLAVGGAYLGGTAAKASAVRDQASRIDGATAAGFTEEALAAAAGGLDESALTIARRHDPYTVAGPSQRDRQAELLTARLEQLRGLSPQRIEGLRQANLSAPVAAQPFRLAGALEASRDLDCLTQAAYYEARGEGRDGMRAVAQVVLNRVRHPAFPKTVCGVVFQGAGRRTGCQFSFTCNGSMRGNVNRAAWDRARAVASAALSGSVYSGVGNATHFHTTGVSPQWRNSLIRVTQVGDHLFYRFGGRSGASSAFTYAARRSTEADTPQIVQASLDPSGPAREVGAVAYNLLIAQEARQDARPVQTETPAPRPAAPAITSAPSAASETTAPSA, from the coding sequence ATGTTCGGCGCTCTGGTGGGACTGGCGGTCGGCGGCGCCTATCTGGGCGGCACGGCGGCCAAGGCATCCGCTGTTCGGGATCAGGCGTCGCGCATCGACGGCGCGACCGCCGCGGGCTTCACCGAGGAAGCTCTGGCCGCCGCGGCAGGCGGCCTCGATGAAAGTGCGCTGACCATCGCGCGCCGTCACGACCCCTATACTGTAGCCGGCCCAAGCCAGCGCGACCGTCAGGCCGAGCTCCTGACCGCGCGCCTTGAGCAACTGCGCGGCCTTAGCCCGCAACGCATCGAGGGCCTGCGTCAGGCGAATCTGTCGGCGCCGGTCGCCGCCCAGCCCTTCCGCCTCGCCGGCGCGCTTGAAGCCTCGCGCGATCTCGATTGCCTGACTCAGGCTGCCTATTACGAAGCCCGTGGCGAAGGCCGTGACGGCATGCGCGCCGTGGCCCAGGTGGTCCTGAACCGCGTTCGCCACCCGGCCTTCCCCAAGACGGTCTGCGGCGTGGTCTTCCAGGGCGCGGGCCGTCGAACGGGGTGTCAGTTCAGCTTTACCTGCAACGGCTCCATGCGCGGGAACGTCAACCGAGCTGCATGGGATCGCGCCCGCGCCGTGGCCTCGGCGGCGCTGTCCGGCTCGGTGTACAGCGGCGTCGGCAACGCCACCCATTTCCACACCACGGGCGTTTCGCCCCAGTGGCGCAACAGCCTGATCCGCGTGACGCAGGTCGGCGATCATCTGTTCTACCGTTTCGGCGGCCGCTCAGGGGCCAGCAGCGCGTTCACCTACGCCGCCCGCCGCTCGACCGAGGCAGACACGCCTCAGATTGTTCAGGCCAGTCTGGATCCCAGCGGTCCGGCGCGCGAAGTCGGTGCGGTCGCCTACAATCTGCTGATCGCACAGGAAGCCCGTCAGGACGCCCGTCCGGTCCAGACCGAAACCCCCGCGCCGCGTCCGGCCGCTCCCGCGATCACGTCCGCGCCGTCGGCCGCCAGCGAAACCACGGCTCCTTCAGCCTGA
- a CDS encoding DUF6481 family protein, whose product MRDLKQTGFNDRLSAQKDAKAALLAKFKPKAAAPDPEFEKLAEKRAAEKEALRQQHELAKAELRREKAEKEAARQAELMAAQEAVDAEKRAARKERKQLSKEEQKAARDARYAARKARQR is encoded by the coding sequence ATGAGAGACCTGAAACAAACCGGCTTCAACGACCGCCTCTCCGCCCAGAAGGACGCCAAGGCGGCCCTTCTCGCCAAATTCAAGCCGAAGGCGGCGGCTCCCGACCCCGAGTTCGAAAAGCTGGCTGAAAAGCGCGCCGCCGAGAAGGAAGCGCTGCGCCAACAGCATGAATTGGCCAAGGCCGAACTGCGCCGGGAAAAGGCTGAGAAGGAAGCTGCTCGCCAAGCCGAACTGATGGCTGCCCAGGAAGCGGTGGACGCCGAGAAGCGCGCCGCCCGCAAGGAGCGCAAGCAACTGTCCAAGGAAGAGCAGAAGGCGGCGCGCGATGCGCGTTACGCCGCTCGCAAGGCGCGACAGCGCTGA